The Heteronotia binoei isolate CCM8104 ecotype False Entrance Well chromosome 14, APGP_CSIRO_Hbin_v1, whole genome shotgun sequence genome has a window encoding:
- the LOC132582157 gene encoding protocadherin beta-16-like isoform X10: MEMHHNRQGWSFFFCLCMCGAICESFHYLMPEEKKSGSLVANVLKDLKVDVKELSGRGAQLISEGTKQYFQLDSHSGNVLLKNIIDREALCGQKDPCVLLSEIVLENPLQAHRIEVEIEDVNDNSPQFSKKEFLFEIPEHVPMNTRFPLETAQDSDIGENAVQNYSLSPNNHFRLDVQSHSDGSNSAELVLQKQLDREENEQFFLILSAVDGGIPKRTGTAQVIVKVLDSNDNFPQFGDSVYKVKLKENTQRDTLLIKVEAIDRDFGSNAKITYSFNQVSDTVSRSFMLNKQTGELTVAGTIDYEEERSYAINMKATDGGGLSAYCKIIVEVEDMNDNAPEVAFTSLTSPLSEDSPLDTVVALFRITDQDSGDNGRTSCTTEANLPFILKASVNKYYQLVTQQPLDRERISEYNITITATDWGSPRLTSTRIINVQITDVNDNAPVFEKSMFEMQLWENNIPGLLIGLVQAKDLDTEQNAKVTYSLLPGKISGQPVSSYVSINSETGNLYAIRSLDYEQVKDFNFTVSAVDHGSPPLSSQVIVRVAVMDENDNAPFILYPLHNGTSPSSDLVPRGAEAGYLVTKVVAVDRDSGQNSWLSYELLKATEPGLFSVGAQNGEVKTMRPINKRDSFKQKLIIGVRDNGHPSQSTSATLSILVVDGFSDPYMKIVDIPKEEMVEEKDHTLTMYLVICLVVISFIFLVSMLVFVAIKIHKRRKFIESSALNFPVGPNFPENCGDADAGSLSRAYNYEVCLAGGSLNSEFRFLRPLFPVFSMEPAQSQGVQRISSGSQEVPSHGAEGQVMNQARGAVSEDAAARSGGPSCTGNQPITANANIGQNDWLSYQ; encoded by the coding sequence ATGGAAATGCATCACAACAGACAAGGTTGGTCTTTTTTCTTCTGTCTCTGCATGTGTGGGGCAATATGTGAGTCCTTCCACTATTTAATGCCTGAGGAAAAGAAAAGTGGGTCTCTAGTGGCAAATGTGCTAAAGGATTTGAAAGTGGATGTAAAGGAGCTGTCTGGTCGTGGGGCGCAGCTGATTTCTGAAGGCACCAAACAATATTTCCAACTGGATTCTCATTCTGGGAACGTGCTATTAAAGAATATTATAGACCGAGAAGCTTTGTGTGGTCAGAAGGATCCCTGTGTCTTGCTCTCAGAAATTGTGCTGGAAAACCCATTGCAAGCACACAGAATTGAGGTTGAAATAGAGGATGTGAATGACAATTCACCCCAGTTCTCtaaaaaggaattcctttttgAAATACCTGAGCACGTACCAATGAATACCAGATTCCCTTTGGAGACAGCTCAGGATTCAGacattggagaaaatgctgttcagAACTATTCCCTTAGTCCTAACAACCATTTTAGGTTGGATGTGCAAAGTCACAGTGATGGTTCCAACTCTGCAGAGTTAGTGTTGCAAAAACAATTAGACCGTGAAGAGAATGAACAATTCTTCCTCATTTTGTCAGCTGTTGATGGAGGGATCCCAAAGAGAACAGGCACAGCACAAGTCATTGTTAAAGTTCTGGACAGTAACGATAATTTCCCTCAATTTGGTGATTCTGTGTACAAAGTGAAACTAAAGGAAAACACCCAGAGGGATACTCTCCTAATTAAAGTGGAGGCAATTGACAGGGATTTTGGTTCCAATGCAAAAATCACTTATTCTTTCAACCAGGTATCAGATACTGTTTCCAGATCATTCAtgttaaacaaacaaactggggAACTTACTGTTGCAGGAACCATTGATTATGAAGAGGAGAGAAGTTATGCAATAAACATGAAAGCCACAGATGGAGGAGGGCTCTCTGCTTACTGCAAAATCATTGTGGAGGTTGAGGACATGAATGACAATGCCCCAGAGGTGGCGTTCACATCCCTCACTAGTCCCTTATCAGAAGATTCTCCCCTGGATACAGTGGTGGCCCTCTTCCGTATCACAGACCAAGACTCTGGAGATAATGGCAGAACTTCCTGCACCACTGAGGCAAACTTGCCATTCATCCTGAAAGCATCTGTGAATAAATACTATCAACTGGTGACCCAGCAGCCCCTGGACCGAGAAAGAATCTCAGAGTACAACATCACCATTACAGCTACAGATTGGGGCTCTCCCAGGCTCACTTCAACAAGAATAATTAATGTTCAGATCACAGATGTCAATGACAATGCGCCAGTATTTGAGAAGTCAATGTTTGAAATGCAATTATGGGAAAACAATATTCCAGGTCTGCTGATAGGTTTGGTCCAAGCTAAGGACCTGGACACAGAGCAAAACGCCAAAGTGACCTATTCTCTTTTGCCTGGGAAAATCAGTGGTCAACCTGTGTCCTCTTATGTCTCTATCAACTCTGAAACTGGGAATCTGTATGCTATCCGATCTCTGGACTATGAGCAGGTAAAAGATTTCAACTTCACTGTGAGCGCTGTGGACCATGGTTCTCCTCCCCTGAGTTCCCAAGTTATTGTCCGAGTTGCTGTCATGGATGAGAATGATAATGCCCCGTTCATCCTGTATCCTCTTCATAATGGCACTTCCCCATCCAGTGACCTGGTTCCCAGGGGGGCGGAGGCTGGCTACCTGGTCACCAAGGTGGTGGCAGTGGACAGAGATTCAGGTCAGAACTCTTGGCTTTCGTATGAGCTCCTGAAGGCCACAGAACCAGGTCTGTTCAGTGTGGGGGCCCAAAACGGAGAAGTGAAAACCATGAGACCAATTAACAAACGAGACAGCTTCAAACAGAAACTTATCATTGGAGTCAGAGATAATGGGCACCCTTCCCAGTCCACCTCAGCAACACTAAGCATTCTGGTAGTGGATGGCTTTTCTGATCCTTATATGAAAATTGTAGATATCCCAAAAGAGGAAATGGTGGAGGAGAAGGACCATACCTTGACTATGTATCTGGTCATATGCTTAGTTGTCATCTCATTCATTTTCCTGGTGTCTATGTTGGTGTTTGTTGCCATCAAGATTCATAAAAGGAGAAAGTTCATAGAGAGCTCTGCCCTGAATTTCCCAGTGGGACCAAATTTCCCAGAGAACTGTGGAGATGCTGATGCTGGATCTCTTTCCCGGGCTTATAACTATGAGGTGTGCTTAGCTGGTGGATCCCTGAACAGTGAGTTCAGGTTTCTGCGGCCTCTCTTCCCTGTGTTTTCTATGGAGCCTGCTCAGTCCCAGGGAGTTCAGAGGATTTCATCTGGTTCCCAAGAAGTTCCCAGTCATGGAGCAGAAGGTCAAGTCATGAACCAG
- the LOC132582256 gene encoding protocadherin beta-16-like: MEIFSSNRQGWSFFFCLCMCGAICDSFYYSVHEERKSGSLVANVLKDLKMDAKELSDRRAQLVSEGTKQYFQLDPHTGNVILQDRIDREALCGQKDPCVLVSEVVLEKPLQVHRIEVEIEDVNDNSPHFSKKELFFEIPEHMPANTRFPLEKAKDADKGENAVQNYTLSPNEHFQVDVQNRSDGSKSVQLVLQKQLDHEEESRLFLILSAVDGGIPTRTGTVNIVIHVLDANDNFPQFSDSVYKIKLKENALRDTLVTKVEATDKDLGSYGDITYSFSQVPETVLKAFSLNKQTGELTVTGTIDYEDERNYEISIKAMDGGGLSDYCKVIVEVEDMNDNAPEVTLTSLTSPLSEDSPLDTVVALFRITDQDSGDNGRTACNNEANLPFMLKVTANNYYQLVTHRTLDRETDSEYNITITATDWGSPRLTATRIINVLISDVNDNAPLFEKSTYEMQLRENNIPGLFLGLVHADDPDTEWNAKVTYSLLPGKINDHHMSSYISINSETGNLYAIQSLDYEQIKDFLVTVRAVDSGSPPLSSQVIVRVVIMDENDNTPFILYPLQNGSSPSNDLVPRGAEAGYLVTKVVAVDRDSGQNSWLSYELLKATEPALFSVGAQNGEVKTMRPINKRDTFKQKLIIGVRDNGHPAQSTSATLSILLVDGFSEPYMKMVDIPKEEVVEEKDHTLTMYLVICLAAISFIFLVFVVVFVALKVHKRRKFIESSALNFPVGPDFPENCGAADAGSLSRAYNYEVCLAGGSLNSEFRFLRPLFPVFSMKPAQSQGVQRIAPGSQDISSHAAEEQIMSELVYIPGCLPYHENIDPSVTHSLATPASGGQCDPPS; this comes from the exons ATGGAAATATTTTCCAGCAACAGACAAGGTTGGTCTTTTTTCTTCTGTCTTTGCATGTGTGGGGCAATATGTGACTCCTTCTACTATTCAGTGCACGAGGAAAGGAAAAGTGGGTCTCTGGTGGCAAATGTGCTAAAGGATTTGAAAAtggatgcaaaggagctctctgATCGCAGGGCCCAGCTGGTTTCTGAAGGCACCAAACAATATTTCCAGCTGGATCCTCACACTGGGAATGTGATATTACAGGATAGAATTGACCGAGAAGCCCTGTGTGGTCAGAAGGACCCTTGTGTCTTAGTCTCAGAGGTTGTGCTGGAAAAACCATTGCAAGTGCACAGAATTGAAGTTGAAATAGAGGATGTGAATGACAATTCCCCCCATTTCTCTAAAAAGGAATTGTTTTTTGAAATACCTGAGCACATGCCAGCAAATACGCGATTCCCTTTAGAGAAAGCCAAAGATGCAGACAAAGGTGAAAATGCTGTCCAGAACTACACGCTTAGTCCTAATGAACATTTCCAGGTAGATGTGCAAAATCGCAGTGATGGTAGCAAATCTGTACAATTAGTATTGCAGAAACAGTTAGACCACGAAGAGGAATCACGTCTTTTCCTAATATTGTCGGCTGTTGACGGAGGGATACCAACGAGAACAGGCACAGTAAATATTGTCATTCATGTTCTGGACGCCAATGATAATTTCCCTCAGTTTAGTGATTCTGTGTACAAAATAAAACTGAAGGAAAATGCCCTCAGAGACACACTTGTGACAAAAGTGGAAGCGACTGACAAGGATCTTGGTTCCTATGGGGACATCACTTATTCCTTCAGCCAGGTGCCAGAAACTGTGCTCAAAGCATTCAGTCTAAACAAACAGACTGGGGAACTTACTGTTACAGGAACCATTGATTACGAAGATGAGAGAAACTATGAGATAAGCATCAAAGCTATGGATGGAGGGGGGCTCTCTGATTACTGCAAAGTTATTGTGGAGGTTGAGGACATGAATGACAATGCCCCAGAGGTGACGCTCACATCCCTCACCAGTCCATTATCAGAAGATTCTCCCCTGGATACAGTGGTGGCCCTCTTCCGTATCACAGACCAAGACTCTGGAGATAATGGCAGAACTGCCTGCAACAATGAGGCAAACTTACCATTCATGTTGAAAGTGACTGCAAACAATTATTACCAGCTGGTGACCCACCGAACCTTAGATCGAGAAACGGACTCTGAATACAACATCACCATCACAGCCACAGACTGGGGCTCTCCCAGGCTTACGGCAACAAGAATTATCAATGTTCTGATCTCAGATGTTAATGACAACGCTCCATTATTTGAGAAGTCAACATATGAAATGCAATTACGAGAAAACAATATTCCAGGCCTTTTTCTAGGATTGGTACATGCTGATGATCCGGACACAGAGTGGAATGCCAAAGTGACATACTCTCTTTTGCCTGGGAAGATCAATGATCATCATATGTCCTCTTACATCTCCATCAACTCTGAAACTGGGAATCTCTATGCTATCCAATCTCTTGATTATGAACAGATAAAAGATTTCCTAGTGACTGTGAGGGCTGTGGACAGTGGTTCTCCTCCCTTGAGCTCCCAAGTTATTGTCCGAGTTGTTATCATGGATGAAAATGATAACACTCCATTCATCCTCTACCCTCTTCAGAATGGCTCTTCCCCATCCAATGACCTGGTTCCCAGGGGGGCGGAGGCTGGCTACCTGGTCACCAAGGTGGTGGCAGTGGACAGAGATTCTGGTCAGAACTCTTGGCTTTCTTATGAGCTGCTGAAGGCCACAGAACCAGCTCTGTTCAGTGTGGGGGCCCAGAATGGAGAAGTGAAAACCATGAGGCCCATTAATAAACGAGACACCTTCAAACAGAAACTTATCATTGGAGTCAGAGACAATGGGCACCCAGCCCAGTCCACCTCTGCAACACTAAGCATTCTGCTAGTGGATGGCTTTTCTGAGCCTTATATGAAAATGGTGGATATCCCAAAGGAGGAAGTGGTGGAGGAGAAAGACCATACCTTGACTATGTATCTGGTCATATGCTTGGCTGCCATATCTTTCATTTTCCTGGTTTTTGTGGTGGTGTTTGTTGCCCTCAAGGTTCATAAAAGGAGGAAGTTCATAGAGAGCTCTGCCCTGAATTTCCCAGTGGGACCAGATTTCCCAGAGAACTGTGGAGCTGCTGATGCTGGATCCCTTTCCCGGGCTTACAACTATGAGGTGTGCTTAGCTGGTGGATCTCTGAACAGCGAGTTCAGGTTTCTGCGGCCTCTCTTCCCTGTGTTTTCTATGAAGCCTGCTCAGTCCCAAGGAGTTCAAAGGATTGCACCCGGTTCCCAGGATATTTCAAGTCATGCAGCAGAAGAGCAAATCATGAGTGAG TTGGTTTACATACCAGGCTGCCTTCCTTACCATGAAAACATTGATCCTTCTGTGACCCatagtttggccacacctgctagTGGTGGCCAGTGCGATCCGCCAAGTTGA
- the LOC132582157 gene encoding protocadherin beta-16-like isoform X13 → MEIHYNRQGWSFFFYFCMCGAICESIHYSVPEERKSGSLVANVLKNLKMDVKEFSARGAQLISEGTKQYFQLDPYSGNVLLKDKIDREALCSQKDPCVLHSEIVLENPWQVFRIEVEIEDVNDNSPQFSKKEFLLEIPEQVPTNTRFPLEKAQDLDKGENAVQNYTLSPNENFRLAVQSHSDGSKYAELVLQKPLDREEVAQLFLILSAVDGGTPRRTGTANIVIHILDTNDNFPQFLDSVYKIKMKENALRETLVTKVEATDRDFGSYGDITYSFSQVPENVLKAFSLNKQTGVLTAAGTIDYEEERSYEISIKATDGGGLSAYCKVIVEVEDMNDNAPEVSLTSLTSPLSEDSPLDTVVALFRVTDEDSGENGRISCTTEAMLPFLLKASVNKYYQLVTKQAMDREIASEYNITITATDWGSPRLTSTRIINVQISDVNDNAPVFEKSTYEMQLWENNIPGLLIGLVQAKDPDTEKNAKVSYSLLPGKVSGQPVSSYVSVNSETGNLYAIRSLDYEQVKDFNFTVRAVDHGSPPLSSQVMVRVVIMDENDNTPFILYPLQNGSSASNDLVPRGAEAGYLVTKVVAVDRDSGQNSWLSYELLKATEPGLFSVGAQNGEVKTMRPIHKRDSFKQKLIIGVRDNGHPPQSTSATLSILLVDGFSDPYMKMVDIPKDEVVEQEDRTLTMYLVICLVVISFIFLVSMLVFVAIKIHKRRKFIESSALNFPVGPNFPENYGDADAGSLSRAYNYEVCLAGGSLNSEFRFLRPFFPVFSVEPAQSQQNPRISSTSQEVPNYAAEGQVMSEARGAVSEDAAARSGGPSCTGNQPITANANIGQNDWLSYQ, encoded by the coding sequence ATGGAAATACATTACAACAGACAAGGTTGGTCTTTTTTCTTCTATTTCTGCATGTGTGGGGCAATATGTGAGTCCATCCACTATTCAGTGCCTGAGGAAAGGAAAAGTGGGTCTCTGGTGGCAAATGTACTGAAGAATTTGAAAATGGATGTAAAGGAATTCTCTGCTCGTGGGGCCCAGCTCATTTCCGAAGGCACCAAGCAATATTTCCAGCTGGATCCTTACTCTGGGAATGTCTTATTAAAGGACAAAATAGATCGAGAGGCACTGTGTAGTCAGAAAGATCCTTGCGTCTTACACTCAGAGATTGTGCTGGAAAATCCATGGCAAGTGTTCAGAATTGAAGTTGAAATAGAGGATGTGAATGATAATTCCCCACAATTCTCgaaaaaagaattccttttggaaATACCTGAACAGGTACCAACAAATACCAGATTCCCTTTGGAGAAAGCTCAGGATTTAGACAAAGGAGAAAATGCTGTTCAGAATTACACACTTAGTCCTAATGAAAACTTTAGGTTGGCTGTACAAAGTCACAGTGATGGTAGCAAGTATGCAGAGTTAGTATTACAGAAACCATTAGATCGTGAAGAAGTCGCACAGCTTTTCCTGATCTTGTCAGCTGTTGACGGAGGGACCCCAAGGAGAACAGGCACAGCAAATATTGTCATTCATATTCTGGATACCAATGATAATTTCCCACAGTTTCTTGATTCtgtatacaaaataaaaatgaaggaAAATGCTCTCAGAGAGACACTTGTGACAAAAGTGGAAGCAACTGACAGGGATTTTGGTTCCTATGGGGACATCACTTATTCCTTCAGTCAGGTACCAGAAAATGTGCTCAAAGCATTCagtttaaacaaacaaactggggTACTTACTGCTGCAGGAACCATTGATTATGAAGAGGAGAGAAGTTATGAGATAAGCATCAAAGCTACGGATGGAGGGGGGCTCTCTGCTTACTGCAAAGTCATAGTGGAGGTTGAGGACATGAATGACAATGCTCCAGAAGTGTCCCTCACATCCCTCACTAGCCCCTTATCAGAAGATTCTCCGCTAGATACTGTTGTGGCCCTTTTCCGTGTCACAGATGAGGACTCTGGAGAGAATGGAAGGATTTCCTGTACCACTGAGGCAATGTTGCCCTTTCTGTTGAAAGCATCTGTGAATAAATATTATCAGCTGGTTACCAAGCAGGCCATGGACAGGGAAATAGCCTCTGAGTACAACATCACCATCACAGCCACAGATTGGGGCTCTCCCAGGCTCACTTCAACAAGAATAATTAATGTCCAAATCTCAGATGTCAATGACAATGCTCCAGTATTTGAGAAGTCAACGTATGAAATGCAATTATGGGAGAACAATATTCCAGGTCTGCTGATAGGTCTGGTCCAAGCCAAGGACCCGGACACAGAGAAAAATGCCAAAGTGAGCTATTCTCTTTTGCCTGGGAAGGTCAGTGGTCAACCTGTGTCCTCTTATGTCTCTGTCAACTCTGAAACTGGGAATCTCTATGCCATCCGATCTCTGGACTATGAGCAGGTGAAAGATTTCAACTTCACTGTGAGAGCCGTGGACCATGGTTCTCCTCCCCTGAGTTCCCAAGTTATGGTCCGAGTTGTCATCATGGATGAAAATGATAACACCCCATTCATCCTCTACCCTCTTCAGAATGGCTCTTCTGCATCCAATGACCTGGTTCCCAGGGGGGCGGAGGCTGGCTACCTGGTCACCAAGGTGGTGGCAGTGGACAGAGATTCTGGTCAGAACTCTTGGCTTTCCTATGAGCTCCTGAAGGCCACAGAACCAGGTCTGTTCAGTGTGGGGGCCCAGAATGGAGAAGTGAAAACCATGAGGCCAATTCACAAACGAGACAGCTTCAAACAGAAGCTCATCATTGGAGTCAGAGATAATGGGCATCCTCCCCAGTCCACCTCTGCAACACTAAGCATTCTGCTAGTGGATGGCTTTTCTGACCCTTATATGAAAATGGTGGATATTCCAAAGGATGAAGTGGTAGAGCAGGAAGACCGTACTCTGACCATGTATCTGGTCATTTGCTTAGTTGTCATCTCATTCATTTTCCTGGTGTCTATGTTGGTGTTTGTTGCCATCAAGATTCATAAAAGGAGAAAGTTCATAGAGAGCTCTGCCCTGAATTTCCCAGTGGGACCAAATTTCCCAGAGAACTATGGAGATGCTGATGCTGGATCTCTTTCCCGGGCTTACAACTATGAGGTGTGCTTAGCTGGTGGGTCCCTGAACAGTGAGTTCAGGTTTCTCAGGCCTTTCTTTCCTGTTTTTTCTGTGGAGCCTGCTCAGTCCCAGCAGAATCCAAGGATTTCATCGACTTCCCAAGAAGTTCCTAATTATGCAGCAGAAGGACAAGTCATGAGCGAG